A single region of the Alkalispirochaeta americana genome encodes:
- a CDS encoding fimbrial biogenesis chaperone: MRVRDGLSLCSVFLFSLCMVSGLQAFQLVPMSAVIDLTAGTPATSFELTNSGSEAAAIELRVSTRRIDQRGTEFNDDASHLFQVFPSQIILRPGISQTVRVRWIGEAAPGQEQAFRLVAEQLPVRLGRDAQEGSGVQFMLRYRASLYVRPPGTAPEVRVVSLSKDPEEGTELLLKNEGTRHQLFSRGSVIVTGAAGREETLRIEDLPAFQGVNLLPGASRLVRVPRDQFPFEPRDVSFLFE; this comes from the coding sequence ATGCGCGTTCGTGACGGCTTGTCCCTGTGCTCGGTGTTCCTTTTCTCCCTATGCATGGTTTCCGGGCTCCAGGCCTTTCAACTGGTTCCCATGTCGGCGGTGATCGATCTCACCGCAGGTACTCCGGCAACCTCCTTCGAGCTGACCAATTCAGGAAGCGAGGCTGCCGCGATCGAACTGCGAGTCTCCACCCGCCGTATCGATCAGAGGGGCACGGAGTTTAACGACGACGCCTCGCACCTCTTTCAAGTCTTTCCTTCGCAAATTATCCTCAGGCCGGGCATCTCCCAGACGGTGCGTGTTCGCTGGATCGGGGAGGCCGCACCCGGACAGGAGCAGGCCTTTCGCCTGGTGGCGGAACAGCTTCCGGTGAGGTTGGGAAGGGACGCTCAGGAAGGGTCGGGGGTGCAGTTCATGCTCCGTTACCGGGCCTCTCTCTACGTCCGTCCTCCCGGAACAGCTCCGGAGGTCCGGGTGGTGAGCCTGTCAAAAGACCCCGAAGAAGGGACGGAGCTTCTCCTGAAAAACGAAGGAACCCGGCACCAACTCTTTTCCAGGGGCTCCGTGATAGTCACCGGGGCAGCAGGACGTGAAGAAACCCTGCGGATCGAAGACCTTCCCGCCTTTCAGGGCGTCAATCTTCTTCCTGGTGCTTCGCGGCTGGTTCGTGTTCCCCGGGATCAGTTTCCCTTTGAACCCCGGGACGTGTCCTTTCTCTTCGAGTGA